The following proteins come from a genomic window of Amyelois transitella isolate CPQ chromosome 24, ilAmyTran1.1, whole genome shotgun sequence:
- the LOC132903306 gene encoding uncharacterized protein LOC132903306: MADDLDLDFLISLVEARPVLWDKSKEDYKNKNLKTEGWKDVCLNIFPSFDSMDNKEKTKLGNDVIKKWTNIKDNFFKYTKKVELSKKSGAGAKRIKEYHLYRQLMFLQKNAPNLTEDSIEEESQTPNTRSRYQPYRKTTLKRKPSCDEFEKQIVETLAASENRHLSFFKAILPSLNKLNDHQTLLFQSGVLKILTDFHQSPFQSYSGYQTATSYDANYNQTAQQPQATMSYETNYQTACNSSNPISINRRETSPVSTLEDIMSNTTDTLESEYDFS; this comes from the exons atggcggacgatttagatttagacTTTTTGATTTCACTAGTGGAAGCACGTCCCGTTCTCTGGGACAAGTCAAAGGAggattataagaataaaaatttaaaaacagaagGGTGGAAAGATGTCTgcctaaatatttttccatcatTCGACAGCATggacaataaagaaaaaacgaAACTCG GTAATGACGTCATAAAAAAATGGACTAACATTAAggataattttttcaaatatacaaagaagGTAGAACTTTCAAAGAAATCTGGAGCTGGTGCTAAACGTATAAAAGAATATCATTTGTATAGACAACtcatgtttttacaaaaaaatgcaCCAAATTTAACTGAAGATAGTatagaagaagaatctcaaactCCGAACACAAGGTCAAGATATCAACCCTACAGAAAAACTACGCTAAAACGAAAACCAAGTTGCGATGAATttgagaagcaaatcgtcgAAACTTTAGCTGCTTCTGAAAATCGACACCTGTCATTTTTTAAAGCCATTTTACCGTCTCTCAACAAGTTAAATGACCACCAGACCTTGCTATTTCAAAGCGgggttttaaagattttaacagATTTCCATCAATCACCATTCCAGTCATATAGCGGGTACCAGACAGCAACATCTTACGACGCTAACTATAACCAAACTGCCCAACAACCACAAGCTACAATGTCTTATGAAACTAACTATCAAACAGCTTGTAATTCATCAAACCCAATTAGTATAAATCGTCGCGAAACATCACCAGTCTCAACTTTGGAAGACATCATGTCTAATACCACAGATACACTGGAATCCGAATacgatttttcttaa